In the Leptotrichia sp. oral taxon 212 genome, one interval contains:
- a CDS encoding type I phosphomannose isomerase catalytic subunit, which translates to MLYPMKFKKVFIEKVWGGREFETKLNMTLPENKNIGESWEVSAHPNGMSIVENGVLAGKTLQEVYDEYKGKLVGEKVYNEYGKRFPLLIKYLDVNDRLSIQVHPDDEVANKKHNELGKSESWYIMEASDDAVLIMGMKPGISKEVFLEKAKNNDFSGMFEEISVKKGDLVDITPGMVHASLTGSVLFAEIQENSDVTYRIYDFDRIENGKKRELHIDDAAEVIDFGKKADIRKTEFENGETRKNIIKKKYYSIDKVKVEGNFEDINEESMIIYSILEGKGSIESSNSTLDIQKGESVLVPPHMKVTLKGDFEILRTTI; encoded by the coding sequence ATGCTATATCCTATGAAATTTAAAAAGGTTTTTATTGAAAAAGTGTGGGGTGGAAGGGAATTCGAAACAAAGCTGAACATGACTTTGCCTGAAAATAAAAATATTGGTGAGTCATGGGAAGTTTCTGCACATCCTAATGGAATGAGTATTGTTGAAAATGGAGTCCTTGCAGGAAAAACACTGCAGGAAGTTTATGATGAATATAAGGGGAAACTTGTAGGTGAGAAAGTTTATAATGAATACGGAAAAAGATTTCCTCTACTCATTAAATACCTTGATGTAAATGACAGACTTTCCATACAGGTTCACCCTGATGACGAGGTTGCCAATAAAAAACATAATGAGCTTGGAAAAAGCGAATCATGGTATATCATGGAAGCAAGTGATGATGCCGTTCTTATAATGGGTATGAAACCTGGAATTTCAAAGGAAGTATTTTTAGAAAAGGCTAAAAACAATGATTTTTCCGGAATGTTTGAAGAAATATCTGTAAAAAAGGGAGATCTTGTAGACATAACTCCCGGAATGGTACACGCCTCACTTACGGGAAGTGTTCTTTTTGCAGAAATACAGGAAAATTCTGATGTAACATACAGAATATATGATTTTGACCGTATCGAAAATGGTAAGAAAAGGGAACTTCACATTGATGATGCGGCTGAAGTGATAGACTTTGGGAAAAAGGCAGATATAAGAAAAACTGAATTTGAAAATGGCGAAACGAGAAAGAATATAATAAAGAAAAAATATTACAGCATTGATAAGGTAAAAGTTGAAGGAAATTTTGAGGACATTAATGAAGAAAGCATGATTATCTACTCCATTCTTGAAGGAAAGGGAAGCATTGAAAGCAGTAATTCTACACTCGATATTCAAAAGGGAGAGTCCGTTCTGGTACCTCCTCATATGAAGGTCACTTTAAAAGGAGATTTTGAAATACTGAGAACAACTATATAA
- a CDS encoding MalY/PatB family protein, which produces MKYNFDEIIDRKNNHATKYNELIKKFGVDDVIPLWIADMDFRTAEPVVNAVRKKAEHGIFGYVYRPDEYFESFINWQKKRFGWKPKKELLSFSIGIVPALGALVRQFSEKGDKILIQTPVYSEFYDINLDNERVVIENRFIEKDGVYSLDLKDLEEKLKEHPKLLIFCNPQNPIGHVWTYEELKSIGDLCVKYNVPVISDEIHADLTLWDNKHIPMASVSEEIRQNTITCTSTGKAFNVAGLQCATIVFNNPAEKAKFDKFWKDLEVHRNNPFNLVATIAAYNEGDEYLVQLKKYLEDNIMFVYNYCKDNIPQIKPNIPQATYLVWLDCRQLCKDFGFSQADLEEFILKKAKLGLNPGRSFQKDLEGFMRINTACPRSVLEKALKQLENAVKDLSK; this is translated from the coding sequence ATGAAATATAATTTTGATGAAATAATAGACAGAAAAAATAACCATGCTACAAAATACAACGAATTAATAAAAAAATTCGGAGTGGATGATGTCATTCCCCTATGGATTGCAGATATGGATTTCAGGACTGCCGAACCTGTTGTCAATGCCGTAAGGAAGAAAGCTGAACATGGTATTTTTGGATACGTGTACCGTCCTGATGAATATTTTGAGTCTTTCATAAACTGGCAGAAAAAAAGATTTGGCTGGAAACCAAAAAAAGAACTCCTAAGCTTCAGCATCGGTATCGTCCCGGCTTTAGGAGCATTAGTAAGACAATTTTCTGAAAAAGGGGATAAGATACTTATTCAGACACCTGTCTATTCTGAATTTTATGACATCAATCTTGATAATGAAAGAGTTGTTATCGAAAACAGGTTCATTGAAAAAGACGGTGTTTACTCCCTTGATTTAAAGGATCTTGAGGAAAAACTGAAGGAACATCCAAAACTTCTTATTTTCTGTAATCCCCAAAATCCGATCGGTCACGTATGGACTTATGAGGAACTTAAATCAATTGGAGATTTATGCGTAAAATACAATGTTCCTGTTATTTCAGATGAAATCCATGCTGACCTTACTTTGTGGGATAACAAGCATATTCCTATGGCAAGTGTATCAGAAGAAATCAGACAGAACACCATTACATGTACTTCTACCGGAAAAGCCTTCAATGTGGCAGGACTTCAATGTGCCACTATTGTATTTAATAATCCCGCAGAAAAGGCAAAATTTGATAAATTCTGGAAAGATCTGGAAGTACATAGAAACAATCCTTTCAATCTTGTCGCAACAATTGCCGCATACAACGAAGGGGATGAATATCTTGTTCAGCTGAAAAAATATCTTGAAGATAATATTATGTTTGTCTACAATTACTGTAAGGACAACATTCCACAGATTAAACCGAACATTCCACAGGCAACATATCTTGTCTGGCTTGACTGCAGACAGCTATGTAAGGATTTTGGATTCAGCCAGGCTGATCTGGAAGAATTTATCCTAAAAAAGGCAAAGCTTGGACTTAATCCGGGAAGATCCTTCCAGAAAGATCTTGAAGGATTCATGAGAATAAACACTGCCTGTCCACGTTCAGTACTTGAAAAAGCTTTAAAACAGCTGGAAAATGCAGTAAAAGACCTTTCAAAATAA
- a CDS encoding LLM class flavin-dependent oxidoreductase — MTENKNVKLSVLNLVPKFQNDTDIDAINRATELIKIVEKLGYHRYWVAEHHNFRGVLSSATALIIQHLLANSEKIRVGAGGVMLPNHTSLQVAETYGTLETLYPGRVDLGIGRAPGTDSDTAALIYRTQYVRTSKFVEAIKDIQRFMGSEEEQGIVSAYPGINTNVPIFMLGSSIHSASVSGELGLPYSFAGHFSPDAAEEAIKIYRESFVPSKYLEKPYVILGVLAHGADSDKEAERLYTATQQAMLNLSRGEKGLYPLPDENFSDKLTSAEKIFLQSKIGINLMGTKETIKRKWDEVKSKYQPDEIMAVSYMSEINQLETSYRILAEALKSQ, encoded by the coding sequence ATGACTGAAAATAAAAATGTAAAACTCTCTGTGCTGAATCTGGTTCCAAAATTCCAGAATGATACTGATATTGATGCAATAAACAGAGCCACAGAGCTTATTAAAATAGTGGAAAAACTAGGGTATCACCGTTACTGGGTTGCTGAACATCATAATTTCAGAGGAGTACTAAGTTCCGCTACAGCCCTTATCATACAACATTTACTTGCAAACTCAGAAAAAATAAGGGTAGGAGCAGGAGGAGTAATGCTTCCAAACCATACTTCCCTGCAGGTAGCAGAAACATATGGAACTCTAGAAACTCTTTATCCAGGAAGAGTTGACCTTGGTATAGGACGTGCTCCCGGAACTGATTCTGATACTGCAGCTCTTATCTACAGAACTCAATACGTGAGAACAAGTAAATTTGTAGAGGCTATCAAAGATATACAGAGATTTATGGGAAGCGAAGAGGAACAGGGCATTGTTTCAGCTTATCCAGGAATAAATACAAATGTACCTATTTTCATGCTTGGAAGCTCCATACACTCTGCTTCTGTTTCGGGAGAACTTGGATTGCCTTATTCCTTTGCAGGACATTTTTCTCCGGATGCCGCAGAAGAAGCAATAAAAATTTACAGGGAAAGCTTTGTCCCTTCAAAATATCTGGAAAAACCTTATGTCATTCTCGGAGTTCTCGCTCATGGTGCAGACTCTGATAAAGAAGCTGAAAGACTCTACACTGCCACTCAGCAGGCAATGCTTAATCTGAGCAGGGGAGAAAAAGGTCTTTATCCGTTGCCTGATGAAAACTTTTCAGATAAACTGACTTCGGCAGAAAAAATATTCCTGCAGTCAAAAATAGGAATAAATCTGATGGGAACAAAAGAAACGATAAAAAGAAAATGGGATGAAGTAAAGAGTAAATACCAGCCTGATGAAATAATGGCTGTAAGTTACATGTCAGAAATAAATCAGCTTGAAACTTCTTACAGAATACTGGCTGAAGCTTTAAAATCTCAATAA
- the msrB gene encoding peptide-methionine (R)-S-oxide reductase MsrB — protein MKYKGLLIFLISFLMLFSVILLSKNGNTVKKGKSENKTGKETKIQSGMKENIKEIYLAGGCFWGIEAYMERISGVKDATSGYANGKTDKTSYNIIASTDHAETVHVKYDSNKISLSRLLKYYFQVVDPTSVNQQGNDRGRQYRTGIYYTNPKDREIILQEISEQQKKYTDKIQVEVEPLKNYILAEEYHQDYLKKNPNGYCHINLDKADEIIIDPKDYPKPSDEELKKRLTPLQYSVTQKKDTEHSFTNEYWDNHEPGIYVDITTGEPLFSSKDKYDSGCGWPSFTKPIAKDVVTYENDTSFNMIRTEVLSRSGKAHLGHVFDDGPKDRGGLRYCINSASIKFIPLRDMEKENYGYLINLVK, from the coding sequence ATGAAATACAAAGGTTTATTAATATTCCTGATATCATTTTTAATGTTATTTTCTGTTATACTGCTCAGTAAAAATGGAAATACTGTAAAAAAAGGGAAATCTGAAAACAAAACAGGAAAAGAAACTAAGATACAATCAGGGATGAAGGAAAATATTAAGGAAATATATCTTGCAGGAGGATGTTTCTGGGGAATTGAGGCATATATGGAAAGGATATCAGGTGTCAAGGATGCCACTTCTGGTTATGCAAACGGTAAAACTGATAAAACCAGCTATAATATTATTGCTTCAACTGACCATGCAGAAACTGTCCATGTAAAATATGATTCAAATAAAATTTCACTTAGCAGACTGCTTAAATACTACTTTCAGGTAGTAGACCCCACAAGTGTAAACCAGCAGGGAAACGACAGGGGAAGACAGTACCGTACAGGTATTTACTACACAAATCCTAAGGACAGGGAAATTATCCTGCAGGAAATTTCAGAACAGCAGAAAAAATACACAGATAAAATTCAGGTGGAAGTTGAACCCCTTAAAAACTATATCCTTGCAGAAGAATATCATCAGGACTATCTTAAAAAGAATCCAAACGGATACTGCCATATAAATCTCGACAAGGCTGATGAAATTATCATCGATCCTAAAGACTATCCGAAACCAAGTGACGAAGAACTGAAAAAACGTCTTACTCCATTACAGTACAGCGTTACACAGAAAAAAGATACTGAACATTCCTTTACTAATGAATACTGGGATAATCATGAACCAGGAATATATGTGGATATTACAACAGGAGAACCTTTATTTTCTTCAAAAGATAAATATGATTCAGGTTGTGGATGGCCAAGCTTTACAAAACCCATTGCAAAAGATGTTGTCACTTACGAAAATGATACAAGTTTCAATATGATAAGAACTGAAGTCCTTAGCCGAAGCGGAAAAGCACATCTTGGTCATGTTTTCGATGACGGACCTAAAGACAGGGGAGGACTTAGATACTGTATAAACAGTGCCTCAATCAAATTTATTCCTTTAAGAGACATGGAAAAAGAAAATTATGGATATTTAATAAATTTAGTTAAATAA
- a CDS encoding cytochrome c biogenesis protein CcdA — MINQHLLIGSVFLGGVASFLSPCILPIVPVYLGILSKGKKTILNTFLFILGLSLTFVSIGFSFSILTGLFFNDTIKIIAGIIVIILGFHQTGILKFDFLEKNKALKFNLIGKNSSLQAFLLGLTFSLGWTPCIGPILASVLALAGNEGSAIYGGLMMFVYVLGLSTPFVLFSFFSQELLKKVRVLNKYTGYFKIFGGFLIIFMGILLILGKF; from the coding sequence ATGATTAATCAACATCTTTTAATAGGAAGTGTCTTTCTTGGAGGAGTGGCAAGTTTTCTCTCTCCCTGCATACTTCCAATCGTCCCTGTATATCTAGGAATTCTGAGTAAAGGAAAAAAAACTATACTCAATACATTTCTTTTTATCTTAGGACTTTCACTTACTTTTGTCAGTATAGGTTTTAGCTTCAGCATACTTACAGGGTTATTTTTCAATGACACTATAAAAATTATAGCAGGTATTATTGTAATAATACTTGGTTTTCATCAGACAGGTATATTAAAATTTGATTTTCTGGAAAAGAATAAAGCCTTAAAATTTAATCTTATAGGAAAAAATTCTTCCTTGCAGGCTTTTCTCCTAGGGCTGACATTCAGTCTGGGATGGACACCATGCATAGGCCCTATTCTTGCCTCAGTACTGGCTTTAGCCGGAAATGAAGGCTCTGCAATATATGGTGGTTTAATGATGTTTGTCTATGTTTTAGGACTTTCAACTCCGTTTGTGCTTTTTTCCTTTTTCTCTCAGGAATTACTGAAAAAAGTACGTGTACTAAATAAATATACAGGATATTTTAAAATCTTTGGCGGATTTCTTATTATTTTCATGGGAATTCTGCTCATTCTTGGAAAATTTTAA
- a CDS encoding redoxin family protein, protein MKKLIAILTIMLGFSMTSFGSGTLQGVQLKDINNKTVSLDKYKGKKVYIKMWASWCPLCLSSLNEINSLSADKNKNFAVITIVSPGLKGEKPTDKFIQWYKGLNYRNITVLLDEKGIVIKKARIQGYPANIILDSNLNIISTSQGHMNIEQIKGAVK, encoded by the coding sequence ATGAAAAAATTAATCGCTATACTTACAATTATGTTAGGATTCAGTATGACTTCTTTTGGAAGTGGTACACTTCAGGGAGTTCAGTTAAAAGATATAAATAATAAAACTGTTTCCCTTGACAAATATAAGGGAAAAAAAGTATATATTAAGATGTGGGCCTCATGGTGTCCATTATGTCTTTCGAGCTTAAATGAAATAAATTCTTTAAGTGCAGATAAAAACAAAAATTTCGCAGTTATAACTATTGTTTCTCCTGGCCTTAAGGGTGAAAAACCAACTGATAAATTTATTCAGTGGTATAAAGGACTTAACTACAGAAATATTACAGTTCTTCTGGATGAAAAAGGGATTGTCATAAAAAAAGCAAGAATTCAGGGATATCCTGCAAATATTATTCTTGACAGTAATCTGAATATTATCAGTACCTCCCAGGGGCATATGAATATAGAACAGATTAAAGGAGCCGTTAAATAG
- a CDS encoding response regulator: MYSILIVDDEPIIRRGIKTFIDFEKYKINDIYEAEDGNSAFKTFSDVLPDLVLLDINIPFKDGLTLAQEMKEIKHDVKIAIISGYDYFEYAQKALKIGVEDYILKPVSKSDINEIISKLIYSLEEDKKYNEARKIIDKINHSEDSDKDVSNKKYKDMIIKKMEEKYSEVSFSLSSLADEMDLSSGYLSSLFKNLFGIPFQDYLNNIRMEKAKLLLLTTGLKNYEIAELVGIENFNYFNSKFKKTFGMTPKEFKKSVLEKL; the protein is encoded by the coding sequence ATGTACAGCATTCTAATAGTTGATGATGAACCTATAATAAGAAGAGGAATAAAAACCTTCATTGATTTTGAAAAATATAAAATAAATGACATATATGAGGCAGAAGATGGTAATTCTGCCTTTAAGACTTTTTCCGATGTGCTGCCTGATCTAGTCTTACTTGATATAAATATTCCTTTTAAAGATGGACTTACTCTGGCTCAGGAAATGAAAGAAATAAAACACGATGTAAAAATAGCCATCATATCAGGATATGATTATTTTGAATATGCTCAGAAAGCCTTAAAAATAGGTGTCGAAGATTACATCTTAAAACCTGTTTCTAAATCTGATATAAACGAAATAATTTCAAAGCTGATTTACAGTCTTGAAGAAGATAAAAAATACAATGAAGCCAGAAAAATTATTGATAAGATTAATCATTCAGAAGATTCTGATAAAGATGTTTCAAATAAGAAATATAAAGATATGATAATTAAAAAAATGGAAGAAAAATATAGTGAAGTCTCCTTCAGCTTAAGTTCACTTGCTGATGAAATGGACTTATCTTCAGGATATTTAAGTTCCCTGTTTAAAAATTTGTTTGGTATTCCTTTTCAGGACTATCTGAACAACATACGAATGGAAAAGGCAAAACTTCTTCTTTTGACAACTGGTTTGAAAAACTATGAAATTGCAGAACTTGTCGGAATTGAAAATTTTAACTACTTTAATTCAAAATTCAAGAAAACTTTTGGAATGACACCTAAAGAATTCAAAAAAAGTGTATTGGAGAAATTATGA
- a CDS encoding sensor histidine kinase, with product MKFKKSMKNSMLLQIIFYYLIGNFLFVLFLSSIFYYTSKYIIMNKEIEYTNENVITTTRYIALYVDKLKNIINLLSVDTDIKSFLTTGNENSRQSVEKMVSFILDNNKGIKNITVIGKNGNIVSSDKTNNMNISTDMMKEPWYIDAINNSDIPVFNPIRKNPATMNSALWFLSISRDIKNRNGENLGVIVFDIKYEILEKYLNSLAFGKQSDSIIVDERDNIIYYRDVNCFINKKCLEKFSEKNIKSKDTYLYKINIENTNWSLKSLANMNDLITLKRNFSHIVLAIFLVSLIFSSVITFMAITKFLRPLIKLEKHMQEFENTLSEFHLKEDTGYEINNLIEHFNTMIKKIKYLREYEIKALHSQINPHFLYNTLDTIIWMAEFEDKKKVIAITKALANFFRISLSNGNEMIFLKDEIKHVQEYLFIQKQRYENKLSYFFNVDETLLSVEVPKIIIQPIVENSIYHGIKNISENGIIKINVYKKDNSINISIKDNGIGFKKSKNFKKSKTGGVGIKNVAKRIKFYYGKEYGIFIPSTDKGSEVVIKIPLNK from the coding sequence ATGAAATTCAAAAAATCAATGAAAAATTCAATGCTGCTGCAAATAATTTTTTATTATCTGATTGGAAATTTTCTGTTTGTCCTTTTTCTGAGCAGTATTTTTTACTATACTTCAAAATATATTATAATGAATAAGGAAATAGAATATACTAATGAAAATGTAATTACTACAACCCGTTATATTGCATTGTACGTAGATAAACTAAAAAATATAATTAATCTCCTATCAGTAGACACTGATATTAAAAGTTTTCTTACAACAGGAAATGAAAATTCCCGACAAAGTGTTGAAAAAATGGTTTCTTTTATTTTAGATAATAATAAAGGAATTAAAAATATTACCGTTATAGGAAAAAACGGCAACATTGTGTCCAGTGATAAAACAAATAATATGAACATATCTACTGATATGATGAAGGAACCATGGTATATTGATGCTATAAATAATTCTGACATACCTGTATTTAACCCTATAAGAAAGAATCCTGCAACTATGAATTCAGCTCTCTGGTTTTTATCAATAAGTCGGGATATTAAAAATAGAAATGGAGAAAATCTTGGAGTTATAGTTTTTGACATAAAATATGAAATACTGGAAAAATACCTGAATTCTCTTGCTTTTGGAAAACAGAGTGACAGCATTATAGTTGATGAAAGAGACAATATTATATATTATAGGGATGTTAACTGTTTTATAAACAAAAAATGTCTTGAAAAGTTTTCAGAAAAAAATATAAAATCAAAGGATACATATTTATATAAAATAAATATAGAAAACACAAACTGGAGTTTGAAAAGCCTGGCTAATATGAATGATCTGATTACTTTAAAAAGAAATTTTTCTCATATTGTCCTTGCCATTTTTTTAGTTTCTCTGATTTTTTCCTCAGTTATTACATTCATGGCAATAACAAAATTTTTAAGACCATTAATAAAGCTGGAAAAACATATGCAGGAATTTGAAAATACTTTAAGTGAATTTCATCTTAAGGAGGATACAGGCTATGAAATAAATAATCTGATTGAGCACTTTAATACAATGATTAAAAAAATCAAATATTTAAGGGAATACGAAATAAAAGCCCTTCATAGCCAGATTAATCCACATTTTTTATACAATACACTTGATACTATTATCTGGATGGCAGAATTTGAAGATAAGAAAAAAGTCATTGCCATTACAAAAGCGCTGGCAAACTTCTTCAGGATTTCCCTTAGCAATGGAAATGAAATGATTTTTTTAAAAGATGAAATAAAGCATGTTCAGGAATATTTATTCATACAAAAACAGAGATATGAAAATAAACTTTCATATTTTTTCAATGTAGATGAAACGCTTCTTTCAGTTGAAGTTCCTAAAATTATTATTCAGCCTATTGTGGAAAATTCCATCTATCATGGGATAAAAAATATTTCAGAAAATGGAATTATTAAAATCAATGTGTATAAAAAAGATAACTCAATCAATATTTCAATTAAAGATAACGGAATAGGATTTAAAAAATCTAAAAACTTCAAAAAAAGTAAGACAGGCGGTGTCGGTATTAAAAATGTTGCTAAAAGAATTAAATTTTATTATGGAAAAGAATACGGAATATTTATTCCTTCTACTGATAAAGGTTCAGAAGTAGTTATAAAAATTCCATTAAATAAATAG
- the upp gene encoding uracil phosphoribosyltransferase produces the protein MAVFELKHPLIEHKLTNLRNKNTDTKLFRESLNEIAGLMVYEATKHLPLKEIETETPIKKTRTKVLDEPITLVPILRAGLGMIDGILQLLPNAKVGHLGVYRNEETLEPVYYYAKMPANVAESQVFVVDPMLATGGSMIYTLNYLKERGVKNITMLCIIGAPEGIKKVLDKHPDVDLYISAIDEGLNENAYIYPGLGDAGDRIFGTK, from the coding sequence ATGGCAGTTTTTGAATTAAAGCATCCCTTAATCGAGCATAAACTTACAAACTTGAGAAATAAGAACACAGATACTAAACTTTTTAGGGAAAGTTTAAATGAAATAGCAGGTTTAATGGTGTATGAAGCAACAAAACATTTACCATTAAAGGAAATTGAAACAGAAACTCCTATAAAAAAAACGAGAACAAAGGTTCTGGATGAACCTATAACACTTGTTCCTATACTTAGGGCAGGATTGGGAATGATAGACGGTATACTGCAGCTTCTTCCAAATGCAAAGGTAGGTCATCTAGGAGTGTACAGAAATGAAGAAACTTTAGAACCTGTCTATTATTATGCAAAAATGCCTGCAAATGTTGCTGAAAGCCAGGTATTTGTAGTTGATCCTATGCTCGCAACAGGTGGTTCAATGATTTATACCCTTAATTATTTAAAAGAAAGAGGTGTAAAAAATATTACGATGTTATGTATAATAGGTGCACCTGAAGGGATAAAAAAAGTTCTTGATAAACATCCTGACGTAGACCTTTATATTTCGGCAATTGATGAAGGCCTTAATGAAAATGCCTATATTTATCCAGGTCTGGGAGATGCAGGGGATAGAATCTTTGGAACAAAATAA
- a CDS encoding type B 50S ribosomal protein L31, whose product MKKNIHPEYKFVVFEDTSNGEKFLGKSTKYSKETTTFEGQEYPVIKVATSSTSHPFYTGKSKFVDETGRVDKFKKKYNL is encoded by the coding sequence ATGAAAAAAAATATACATCCTGAGTATAAGTTTGTAGTATTTGAAGATACAAGTAATGGTGAAAAGTTTTTAGGAAAATCTACAAAATATTCTAAAGAAACAACAACTTTTGAAGGTCAGGAATATCCTGTAATCAAAGTTGCAACAAGTTCAACATCACACCCGTTCTATACAGGTAAATCTAAATTTGTTGATGAAACAGGAAGAGTTGATAAATTTAAGAAAAAATATAACTTATAA
- a CDS encoding acetate/propionate family kinase, protein MKILVINSGSSSLKFELIDMTNEKTLAKGICERVGIANPIFTYKNLVKGTKIDKQEAPMENHSIAIDLVLKTLQDKENGVISSVSEIDSIGHRVVHGGEYYDDSVVVNDEVIKNLEEVSALAPLHNPANIMGIKVMKELLPDKKNVVVFDTAFHQSMLPETYMYAFPYEDYTDLKVRKYGFHGTSHKYVSGVVREVLGKEDSKIIVCHLGNGASISAVKNGKVVDTSMGLTPLAGVMMGTRTGDADPAAALYVMEKRGLSLKEIDTRMNKKSGILGIFGESSDFRDLETAIKAGNERAKLAYDMFCYRVKLYIGAYAAAMDGVDAIAFTGGIGENGNNPRETICEGLGYLGLKFDSEKNKERVSGTVELSKPDSKVKVYKVETNEELVIARDTYRLIK, encoded by the coding sequence ATGAAAATACTGGTAATTAACAGCGGGAGTTCATCTCTAAAATTTGAATTGATTGACATGACAAATGAAAAAACACTTGCTAAAGGAATTTGTGAAAGAGTAGGTATAGCTAATCCTATTTTTACATATAAGAATTTAGTAAAGGGAACAAAAATTGACAAGCAGGAAGCTCCTATGGAAAATCATTCTATTGCAATAGACCTGGTTCTTAAAACATTGCAGGATAAAGAAAACGGAGTAATATCAAGTGTTTCTGAAATAGATTCCATCGGACATAGAGTTGTTCATGGTGGAGAATATTATGACGATTCTGTAGTTGTAAATGATGAAGTTATAAAAAATCTTGAAGAAGTTTCAGCACTCGCCCCTTTGCATAATCCTGCAAATATAATGGGAATAAAAGTTATGAAGGAACTTCTTCCTGATAAAAAAAATGTAGTAGTATTTGATACTGCATTTCATCAGTCTATGCTTCCAGAAACGTATATGTACGCATTTCCATATGAAGATTATACAGATCTGAAAGTAAGAAAATATGGATTTCATGGAACTTCTCACAAATATGTAAGTGGAGTAGTAAGAGAAGTTTTAGGAAAAGAAGACAGTAAAATAATTGTTTGTCATTTAGGAAACGGAGCAAGTATATCAGCAGTGAAAAATGGAAAGGTTGTAGATACTTCAATGGGACTTACACCTCTTGCCGGAGTCATGATGGGAACTAGAACAGGAGATGCTGATCCTGCCGCTGCACTTTATGTAATGGAAAAAAGAGGTCTTTCCTTAAAGGAAATAGATACAAGAATGAATAAAAAATCAGGAATCTTAGGAATATTTGGAGAAAGTTCAGATTTCAGAGATTTAGAAACTGCAATCAAAGCAGGAAATGAAAGAGCCAAACTTGCCTATGATATGTTCTGCTATAGAGTTAAACTGTATATAGGTGCCTATGCTGCAGCAATGGACGGAGTAGATGCCATAGCCTTTACAGGAGGAATAGGAGAAAACGGTAACAATCCTAGGGAAACTATATGTGAAGGACTGGGATATCTTGGATTGAAATTTGATTCTGAAAAGAATAAAGAAAGAGTTTCAGGAACAGTTGAACTGTCAAAACCTGATTCAAAAGTAAAAGTATATAAAGTTGAAACTAACGAAGAGCTTGTAATTGCAAGAGACACTTACAGACTTATAAAGTAG